One genomic window of Staphylococcus hsinchuensis includes the following:
- a CDS encoding ABC transporter ATP-binding protein has protein sequence MFKVVNLKKSFNGKEVIKNIDLTIEHGRFISLLGPSGCGKTTLLRLIAGLEQPDQGRIVNGDDVFYSDKDNIFKTPSKREIGMVFQDFALWPHMTVFQNVAYPLKVRKDTNNMKERVMQALSEVQLADYHDLPIHQLSGGQQQRVSLARAIISQYKLILMDEPLSALDAGLREDMRLLIQRLVKNYHMTAIFVTHDQYEAMTMSDEIAVMRNGKIVQFGSPESLYHHPKNKEVATFIGKGTFVEGQVRNNVFTSTSGIEVKSESEIADGHYGLLVRPELVHISEHGLDAKILTKSFTGERYQYTAQVKDNEMMFYDDKAYQIGDNVKLTFALSQNHFISMEG, from the coding sequence GTGTTTAAAGTAGTTAATTTGAAAAAGTCGTTTAACGGAAAAGAAGTTATCAAGAATATTGATTTAACGATTGAGCACGGTCGGTTTATATCGTTGTTAGGTCCTTCTGGTTGTGGGAAGACGACGTTATTAAGATTAATCGCGGGTCTCGAACAGCCGGATCAAGGTCGCATTGTGAATGGGGATGACGTTTTTTACTCGGATAAAGATAATATTTTCAAAACACCGAGTAAGAGAGAAATTGGTATGGTGTTTCAGGACTTTGCATTATGGCCACATATGACCGTTTTCCAAAATGTTGCATATCCACTGAAGGTGAGAAAGGATACGAACAACATGAAAGAACGTGTCATGCAAGCATTGTCGGAAGTACAGTTAGCAGATTATCATGATTTACCGATTCATCAATTATCAGGTGGTCAACAACAGCGTGTGTCGCTAGCAAGGGCAATCATTTCACAATATAAATTAATATTGATGGATGAGCCATTATCAGCACTCGATGCTGGATTACGAGAAGATATGCGTCTATTGATTCAACGTTTAGTTAAGAATTACCACATGACAGCAATATTTGTAACACATGATCAGTACGAAGCGATGACGATGTCGGATGAAATCGCGGTGATGCGCAATGGTAAAATCGTCCAATTCGGTTCTCCAGAATCGTTATATCATCATCCGAAAAACAAAGAGGTTGCTACATTTATTGGTAAAGGTACTTTTGTAGAAGGACAAGTACGCAACAATGTGTTTACAAGCACATCAGGCATTGAGGTTAAGAGCGAATCAGAAATTGCAGACGGACATTACGGTTTACTTGTGAGACCGGAACTTGTACATATTTCAGAGCACGGCTTAGATGCGAAAATATTAACGAAGAGCTTTACTGGTGAACGTTATCAATATACTGCACAAGTTAAAGATAACGAGATGATGTTTTACGACGATAAAGCTTATCAAATTGGAGATAACGTTAAATTAACATTTGCATTATCACAAAATCATTTTATTTCAATGGAGGGGTAA
- a CDS encoding LysR family transcriptional regulator, producing MNTKQLMIFKYFVEEQNEIAVAEILGITQPTVTFHLKNLNELYGVKLYSKKGKHFNLTEAGKSLYFNANKILHLMQETEDTMKDFEKSNRGTLKIGASHSPIYSALPNTLKKYINEYPDIDISLTVDTAPIIIKKVKAGEVEVGVIAEKGLQTSDVKIKRLFKNPLMLVMDRQHPLAQEDNLELKEILKYPFVIHHSGSTRESIDEWRKDHLIDLNVRMESNSMSSIISTISDSKMLSLLSATAIEHYSNLIAKPLPNQPSDRHISIIYRDDRFISPMIQNFINQFYLEGKNM from the coding sequence TTGAATACAAAACAATTGATGATTTTTAAATACTTTGTCGAAGAGCAAAATGAAATCGCCGTTGCGGAAATTCTAGGTATTACACAACCGACTGTCACTTTTCACTTGAAGAACTTAAACGAACTTTATGGGGTCAAACTGTATAGTAAAAAAGGTAAACATTTTAATCTGACAGAAGCTGGAAAATCACTGTATTTTAATGCCAATAAAATCTTACACCTCATGCAAGAAACCGAAGATACGATGAAAGACTTCGAGAAGTCTAACCGAGGTACTTTGAAAATTGGTGCCAGTCATTCACCGATATACAGCGCTCTACCTAATACATTAAAAAAATATATCAACGAATATCCCGACATCGATATTTCATTAACTGTAGATACCGCACCTATTATTATTAAAAAAGTGAAAGCAGGAGAAGTAGAAGTCGGTGTCATTGCAGAGAAAGGTTTACAAACTTCTGACGTTAAAATTAAACGATTATTTAAAAATCCCTTAATGCTCGTCATGGATCGTCAACACCCACTCGCTCAAGAAGATAATTTAGAACTAAAAGAAATTCTAAAATACCCTTTCGTCATTCACCATAGTGGCTCAACACGTGAAAGTATTGATGAATGGCGTAAAGATCATTTAATTGATCTCAACGTACGCATGGAATCAAACAGTATGAGTAGCATCATTTCGACAATAAGCGACTCAAAGATGTTAAGTTTACTGAGCGCGACGGCAATTGAACATTATTCCAACCTTATTGCGAAACCATTACCTAACCAACCATCCGACCGCCACATCTCAATCATCTATCGTGATGATCGCTTTATATCGCCAATGATTCAAAACTTTATTAATCAATTCTATTTGGAAGGCAAGAACATGTAG
- a CDS encoding alpha/beta hydrolase has protein sequence MNNKVVLEQAAQQFSDDNKPHPRIYELEPKDGRALLEKVQSSPVEKHKVDIEDTTFSTENWGDVPVRFIRPEGNQEKLPVIYYIHGAGWVFGNANTHDKLVRELAVRTNSVVVFPEYSLSPEAKYPTAIEQNYDVLQQLRNVSEEKNLDITRLTVAGDSVGGNMSTVMTIMTKQREGLPISQQLLYYPVTNAEFDTESYNAFAEDYYLTKEGMQWFWDQYTTNPDERAEITASPLRADEKELEGLPPAMILNAEADVLRDEGEAYANKLRAAGVDVAQIRFQGTIHDFVMLNPLDQTNAAREAMDISTSWINKKNNQ, from the coding sequence ATGAATAATAAAGTTGTATTAGAACAAGCTGCTCAACAATTTAGTGACGATAATAAACCGCATCCGCGCATTTACGAATTAGAACCAAAAGATGGTAGAGCATTACTTGAAAAAGTACAATCATCTCCGGTAGAAAAACATAAAGTAGACATTGAAGATACAACATTTTCAACTGAGAACTGGGGCGACGTGCCAGTCAGATTTATTCGCCCTGAAGGTAATCAAGAGAAACTGCCAGTGATTTATTATATTCACGGCGCAGGTTGGGTCTTCGGAAATGCCAACACGCACGATAAATTAGTAAGAGAATTAGCTGTAAGAACGAATTCAGTTGTTGTATTTCCTGAGTATTCATTATCACCAGAAGCAAAATACCCAACAGCAATTGAGCAAAACTATGACGTCTTACAACAATTAAGAAATGTATCAGAAGAAAAGAATCTAGATATCACAAGATTAACAGTCGCTGGTGACTCAGTAGGCGGCAATATGTCTACCGTAATGACAATCATGACAAAGCAGCGTGAAGGCTTACCAATTAGTCAACAGTTATTATATTATCCTGTAACAAATGCTGAATTTGATACAGAGTCTTACAATGCATTTGCAGAAGATTATTACCTTACTAAAGAGGGCATGCAATGGTTCTGGGATCAGTACACAACAAATCCAGACGAAAGAGCTGAAATCACAGCTTCACCATTACGTGCAGATGAAAAAGAACTTGAAGGCTTACCACCAGCAATGATTTTAAACGCAGAAGCCGACGTATTACGTGACGAAGGCGAAGCATACGCAAACAAATTAAGAGCAGCTGGTGTAGACGTTGCGCAAATCCGCTTCCAAGGTACAATCCATGACTTCGTAATGCTGAACCCACTAGATCAAACAAACGCAGCGCGTGAAGCAATGGACATCTCTACTTCTTGGATAAACAAGAAAAACAATCAATAA